A part of Pseudomonas sp. HR96 genomic DNA contains:
- the greA gene encoding transcription elongation factor GreA: MIKYPMTVQGARALEEEHAHLTKVVRPKLSQDIGTARELGDLKENAEYHAAREQQGMVEARIRDIEGRMQNAVVIDVTTIPHTGKVIFGTTVEIANVETDERVKYQIVGEDEADIKQGKLSVGSPIARALIAKEEGDVVVVKTPSGVIEYEIVEVAHI, translated from the coding sequence ATGATCAAGTACCCAATGACCGTCCAGGGCGCTCGCGCCCTGGAAGAAGAACACGCTCACCTGACCAAGGTCGTGCGCCCCAAGCTGAGCCAGGACATCGGCACCGCGCGCGAGCTCGGCGACCTCAAGGAAAACGCCGAATACCATGCTGCCCGCGAGCAGCAGGGTATGGTCGAGGCGCGTATCCGTGACATCGAGGGCCGCATGCAGAATGCCGTGGTCATCGACGTGACCACGATCCCGCACACTGGCAAGGTGATTTTCGGCACCACGGTGGAGATCGCCAACGTCGAGACCGACGAGCGCGTGAAGTATCAGATCGTCGGTGAGGATGAAGCCGACATCAAGCAGGGCAAGCTGTCGGTGGGTTCGCCCATCGCGCGTGCGCTGATCGCCAAGGAAGAGGGTGATGTGGTGGTGGTGAAGACGCCGAGCGGCGTGATCGAGTACGAGATCGTCGAGGTTGCGCACATCTGA
- a CDS encoding YhbY family RNA-binding protein produces the protein MPLTQEQKKQYKSIGHHLKPVLTVADNGLTEGVLAELERALADHELIKVKLNILDRESRLESIAGLCKAGRADLVQVIGKMALIYRKNPQVNKQLSNVHRFH, from the coding sequence ATGCCGCTCACTCAGGAGCAGAAGAAACAGTACAAATCCATTGGCCACCATCTGAAACCAGTCTTGACTGTGGCTGACAATGGTTTGACCGAAGGTGTGCTGGCCGAGCTCGAACGCGCCTTGGCCGATCACGAGCTGATCAAGGTCAAGCTCAATATCCTCGACCGCGAATCGCGCCTGGAATCCATTGCCGGGCTGTGCAAGGCCGGCCGCGCCGACCTGGTCCAGGTCATCGGCAAGATGGCGCTCATCTACCGCAAGAATCCGCAGGTCAACAAGCAGCTGTCGAACGTGCATCGGTTTCACTGA
- the rlmE gene encoding 23S rRNA (uridine(2552)-2'-O)-methyltransferase RlmE: MARSKTSLNWLKEHFNDPYVKMAQKDGYRSRASYKLLEIQEKDKLIRPGMTVIDLGAAPGGWSQVTSRLIGGQGRLIASDILEMDSIPDVTFIQGDFTEASVLAQILEAVGNTSVDLVISDMAPNMSGLAAVDMPRAMFLCELALDLAGRVLSPGGDFLIKVFQGEGFDVYHKTVRQMFDKVQMRKPSSSRDRSREQYLLARGFKGLQLPSENSLGG; the protein is encoded by the coding sequence GTGGCCCGCTCCAAGACCAGCCTTAACTGGCTCAAAGAACACTTCAACGACCCCTACGTGAAAATGGCGCAGAAGGACGGCTACCGTTCGCGCGCCAGCTACAAGCTGCTGGAGATCCAGGAGAAGGACAAGCTGATCCGTCCAGGCATGACCGTGATCGACCTGGGCGCCGCGCCTGGCGGCTGGTCGCAGGTCACCAGCCGACTGATCGGCGGGCAGGGCCGGCTGATCGCCTCGGACATCCTGGAAATGGACAGCATTCCCGACGTGACCTTCATCCAGGGCGACTTCACCGAAGCCTCGGTGCTGGCGCAAATCCTCGAAGCGGTAGGAAATACTTCCGTGGACCTTGTGATTTCCGACATGGCCCCCAATATGAGTGGATTGGCAGCAGTCGATATGCCCCGCGCCATGTTTTTGTGTGAGTTGGCGCTTGATTTGGCGGGAAGAGTCTTGAGCCCTGGCGGCGACTTCCTTATCAAAGTATTTCAGGGTGAAGGTTTCGACGTTTATCACAAGACCGTTCGGCAGATGTTCGACAAGGTGCAGATGCGCAAACCCTCGTCATCGCGCGACCGTTCTCGTGAGCAGTACCTGCTGGCTCGCGGTTTCAAGGGCCTGCAGCTGCCAAGCGAGAACTCCCTAGGTGGGTGA
- the ftsH gene encoding ATP-dependent zinc metalloprotease FtsH, whose amino-acid sequence MAKNLILWLIIAAVLVTVMNNFSSPNEPQTLNYSDFIQQVKDGKVERVAVDGLVITGKRNDGDSFKTIRPNIPDNGLIGDLVENHVSVEGKMPEQQGIWTQLLVASFPILVIIAVFMFFMRQMQGGAGGKGGPMSFGKSKARLLSEDQVKTTLADVAGCDEAKEEVGELVEFLRDPGKFQRLGGRIPRGVLMVGPPGTGKTLLAKAIAGEAKVPFFTISGSDFVEMFVGVGASRVRDMFEQAKKHAPCIIFIDEIDAVGRHRGAGMGGGHDEREQTLNQLLVEMDGFEMNDGIIVIAATNRPDVLDPALLRPGRFDRQVVVGLPDIRGREQILKVHMKKAPLGDDVNPAVIARGTPGFSGADLANLVNEASLFAARNGKRIVEMKEFELAKDKIMMGAERKTMVMSEKEKQNTAYHEAGHAIVGRVVPEHDPVYKVSIIPRGRALGVTMFLPEEDRYSLSKRALISQICSLYGGRIAEEMTLGFDGVTTGASNDIMRASQIARNMVTKWGLSEKLGPLMYAEDENEGYLGRGGGGQSANVSGETAKVIDSEVRSIIDQCYSTAKQILTDNRDKLDAMADALMKYETIDADQIDDIMAGRVPREPRDWSGGSGGPTGTPITPVDRPETPIGGPAAQL is encoded by the coding sequence ATGGCAAAGAATCTGATCCTGTGGTTGATCATTGCGGCCGTGCTGGTGACGGTGATGAACAACTTCTCCAGCCCCAATGAGCCGCAGACCCTCAACTATTCCGACTTCATTCAGCAGGTCAAGGATGGCAAGGTCGAGCGTGTGGCGGTCGATGGCCTGGTCATCACCGGCAAGCGCAATGACGGCGACTCCTTCAAGACCATCCGTCCGAACATCCCGGACAACGGTCTGATCGGCGACCTGGTCGAGAACCACGTGTCGGTCGAAGGCAAGATGCCAGAGCAGCAGGGCATCTGGACGCAACTGCTGGTGGCCAGCTTCCCGATCCTGGTGATCATCGCCGTGTTCATGTTCTTCATGCGCCAGATGCAAGGCGGTGCAGGTGGCAAGGGCGGCCCGATGAGCTTCGGCAAGAGCAAGGCACGCCTGCTCTCCGAAGATCAGGTCAAGACCACCTTGGCCGACGTCGCCGGTTGCGACGAAGCCAAGGAAGAAGTGGGCGAGCTGGTTGAGTTCCTGCGCGACCCGGGCAAGTTCCAGCGCCTGGGCGGGCGTATCCCGCGCGGCGTGCTGATGGTCGGCCCGCCTGGTACCGGTAAAACCCTGCTGGCCAAGGCCATCGCCGGCGAAGCCAAGGTGCCGTTCTTTACCATTTCCGGTTCCGACTTCGTCGAGATGTTCGTCGGCGTCGGCGCCAGCCGTGTGCGTGACATGTTCGAGCAGGCCAAGAAGCATGCGCCTTGCATCATTTTCATCGACGAAATCGATGCGGTCGGTCGTCACCGTGGCGCCGGCATGGGCGGCGGTCACGACGAGCGCGAGCAGACGCTGAACCAGCTGCTGGTGGAGATGGACGGCTTCGAAATGAATGACGGCATCATCGTCATCGCGGCCACCAACCGTCCTGACGTACTTGACCCGGCGCTGCTGCGTCCAGGTCGTTTCGACCGCCAGGTGGTGGTTGGCCTGCCGGACATCCGCGGTCGCGAGCAGATCCTCAAGGTCCACATGAAAAAGGCGCCACTGGGTGACGACGTCAACCCGGCGGTGATCGCTCGTGGTACCCCGGGCTTCTCCGGTGCCGACCTGGCCAACCTGGTCAACGAAGCCTCGCTGTTCGCTGCCCGCAACGGCAAGCGCATCGTCGAGATGAAGGAGTTCGAACTGGCCAAAGACAAGATCATGATGGGCGCCGAGCGCAAGACCATGGTCATGTCCGAGAAAGAGAAACAGAACACTGCCTACCACGAAGCCGGTCACGCCATCGTCGGCCGTGTGGTGCCTGAACACGACCCTGTATACAAGGTCTCGATCATCCCGCGCGGTCGCGCGCTGGGTGTGACCATGTTCCTCCCGGAAGAGGACCGCTACAGCCTTTCCAAGCGCGCGCTGATCAGCCAGATCTGCTCGCTGTACGGCGGCCGTATCGCTGAAGAGATGACCCTGGGCTTCGATGGCGTCACCACCGGTGCTTCCAACGACATCATGCGGGCCAGCCAGATCGCTCGCAACATGGTCACCAAGTGGGGGCTGTCCGAGAAGCTCGGCCCGCTGATGTACGCCGAAGACGAGAACGAAGGTTACCTGGGTCGCGGCGGCGGTGGTCAGAGCGCCAACGTGTCGGGCGAGACCGCCAAGGTCATCGACTCGGAAGTACGCAGCATCATTGACCAGTGCTACAGCACGGCCAAGCAGATTCTCACCGACAATCGCGACAAACTCGACGCCATGGCCGACGCGCTGATGAAGTACGAGACCATCGACGCCGACCAGATCGACGACATCATGGCTGGGCGCGTACCGCGTGAGCCACGTGACTGGTCCGGTGGCTCGGGTGGCCCGACCGGTACGCCGATCACCCCGGTCGACCGTCCGGAAACGCCCATCGGTGGCCCTGCCGCTCAGCTCTAA
- the folP gene encoding dihydropteroate synthase: MSSALYPTRLPCGNRVLDLSRTHVMGILNITPDSFSDGGRFNQRELGLQHARAMVEAGATLIDVGGESTRPGAPPVGVQEELDRVLPAVEAISRELDVIISVDTSTPEVITESARLGAGLINDVRSLRRDGALAAAAATGLPVCLMHMRGEPGNMQRDPHYDDLVGEVSAFLRERMQACEAVGIPAERILLDPGFGFAKTHAHNLSLFKHMAELFALGRPLLVGVSRKSMVGLALGKPVNERLYGSLGLAALAMHKGARILRVHDVPETVDLVRMIEAVESAE; this comes from the coding sequence ATGTCCTCTGCGCTGTACCCAACCCGGTTGCCTTGCGGCAACCGGGTTCTTGATTTATCCCGCACCCATGTCATGGGTATCCTCAACATCACCCCCGATTCGTTTTCCGACGGCGGCCGTTTCAATCAGCGCGAACTGGGCTTGCAACATGCCCGGGCGATGGTCGAGGCGGGTGCCACGCTGATCGATGTCGGCGGCGAGTCCACGCGCCCCGGCGCGCCCCCAGTGGGCGTTCAGGAGGAGCTGGACCGGGTGCTGCCTGCCGTCGAGGCAATCAGCCGCGAGCTGGACGTGATCATCTCGGTGGACACCTCCACGCCTGAGGTGATCACCGAGTCGGCACGCCTGGGCGCCGGCCTGATCAACGACGTGCGTTCGCTGCGTCGTGACGGAGCCCTGGCAGCAGCTGCAGCCACCGGCCTGCCGGTGTGCCTCATGCACATGCGCGGCGAGCCGGGCAACATGCAGCGCGATCCGCACTATGACGACCTGGTGGGGGAGGTCAGTGCCTTCCTGCGCGAGCGCATGCAGGCCTGCGAGGCCGTGGGCATCCCGGCCGAGCGCATCCTCCTCGACCCGGGCTTCGGTTTCGCCAAGACCCATGCGCACAACCTCAGCCTGTTCAAGCACATGGCCGAGCTGTTTGCCCTTGGGCGGCCGCTGCTGGTCGGGGTGTCGCGCAAGAGCATGGTCGGCCTGGCCCTCGGCAAGCCGGTGAACGAGCGCCTGTATGGCAGCCTCGGCCTCGCCGCCTTGGCGATGCACAAGGGCGCGCGTATCCTGCGGGTACATGACGTACCTGAAACAGTTGATCTGGTCAGAATGATCGAAGCGGTCGAATCGGCCGAATAA
- the glmM gene encoding phosphoglucosamine mutase: MSKKYFGTDGIRGRVGQFPITPDFMLKLGWAAGMAFRKQGNCRVLVGKDTRISGYMFESALEAGLSAAGADVMLLGPMPTPGIAYLTRTFHAEAGIVISASHNPHDDNGIKFFSGQGTKLPDELELMIEELLDTPMTVAESSKLGKVSRINDASGRYIEFCKSSVPTSTDFAGLHLVVDCAHGAAYKIAPNVFRELGAKVTVLHAQPNGLNINADCGSTHMESLQAAVLAEHADLGIAFDGDGDRVLMVDHTGAVVDGDELLFIIARDLKERGRLNGGVVGTLMSNLGLELALAELDIPFIRANVGDRYVIAELLEREWELGGENSGHIVCMRHTTTGDAAIAALQVLLALKRRDETLAQARMAVRKCPQVLVNVRFAGGVDPVSHPAVMDACSRVTEAMGGRGRVLLRKSGTEPLVRVMVEGEDETTVRGYADELAKLVSEVCG; encoded by the coding sequence ATGAGCAAGAAATACTTTGGCACCGACGGCATCCGCGGTCGCGTCGGGCAGTTCCCGATCACCCCGGATTTCATGCTCAAGCTGGGCTGGGCGGCGGGCATGGCCTTCCGCAAGCAAGGCAACTGTCGGGTGCTGGTTGGCAAGGACACGCGCATTTCCGGCTACATGTTCGAGTCGGCGCTGGAGGCGGGCCTCTCTGCCGCCGGTGCCGACGTGATGCTGCTGGGCCCGATGCCCACGCCCGGTATCGCCTACCTGACGCGCACCTTCCATGCCGAAGCGGGCATTGTCATCAGCGCCTCGCACAACCCCCATGACGACAACGGCATCAAGTTCTTCTCCGGCCAGGGCACCAAGCTGCCGGACGAGCTGGAGCTGATGATCGAAGAGCTGCTGGACACGCCGATGACCGTGGCCGAGTCGAGCAAGCTGGGCAAGGTGTCGCGGATCAACGATGCGTCCGGTCGTTACATTGAATTCTGCAAGAGCAGCGTACCTACCAGCACCGATTTTGCCGGCCTGCACCTGGTGGTCGATTGCGCTCACGGCGCGGCCTACAAGATCGCCCCCAACGTGTTCCGCGAGCTGGGCGCCAAGGTCACCGTGCTGCACGCGCAGCCTAACGGCCTGAACATCAACGCCGACTGCGGCTCGACCCACATGGAGTCGCTGCAGGCCGCCGTATTGGCCGAACACGCAGACCTGGGCATCGCCTTCGATGGCGACGGCGACCGCGTGCTGATGGTCGATCACACCGGTGCGGTGGTCGATGGCGACGAACTGCTGTTCATCATCGCCCGCGACCTCAAGGAACGTGGGCGCCTGAACGGCGGCGTGGTCGGTACCTTGATGAGCAACCTGGGCCTGGAGCTGGCCCTGGCCGAGCTGGACATTCCGTTCATTCGCGCCAACGTCGGCGACCGCTACGTGATCGCCGAGCTGCTCGAACGCGAGTGGGAGCTGGGCGGCGAGAACTCCGGCCACATCGTCTGCATGCGCCACACCACTACCGGTGATGCGGCCATTGCCGCGCTGCAGGTGCTGCTGGCGCTCAAGCGCCGTGACGAGACCCTGGCCCAGGCGCGCATGGCTGTGCGCAAGTGCCCGCAGGTGCTGGTCAATGTGCGCTTTGCCGGCGGCGTCGACCCGGTCAGCCACCCGGCGGTGATGGACGCCTGCAGCCGCGTGACCGAGGCCATGGGTGGCCGTGGCCGCGTGCTGCTGCGCAAGTCCGGCACCGAGCCGCTGGTGCGGGTGATGGTCGAAGGCGAGGACGAAACCACCGTGCGCGGCTATGCCGACGAGCTGGCAAAACTGGTGAGTGAAGTTTGCGGCTGA
- the tpiA gene encoding triose-phosphate isomerase produces MRRTMVAGNWKMHGTRASVAELITGLSALTVPSGVDVAVFPSFLHIGQAIDGLKGQAIAVGAQNVAVQPEQGALTGEVASSQLADAGCTLVLVGHSERRQLIGESDEVLIRKFAAAQAQGLTPVLCVGETLEQRQAEQTLEVVGRQLGSVIEALGIEVFARAVIAYEPVWAIGTGLTATPQQAQDVHAAIRAQLAAENAEVAQGARLLYGGSVKAANAVELFGMPDIDGGLIGGASLNADEFGAIIRAAGN; encoded by the coding sequence ATGCGTCGCACTATGGTAGCTGGTAACTGGAAAATGCACGGTACCCGCGCCAGCGTCGCTGAGCTGATCACGGGTCTGAGCGCCTTGACGGTGCCGAGTGGCGTGGATGTGGCGGTGTTTCCGTCGTTTCTGCACATCGGTCAGGCGATCGACGGCCTCAAGGGCCAGGCGATTGCCGTCGGCGCGCAGAACGTCGCGGTGCAGCCCGAACAGGGCGCACTGACCGGTGAAGTGGCTTCCAGCCAGTTGGCCGATGCCGGTTGCACGCTGGTGCTGGTCGGTCACTCCGAGCGTCGCCAGTTGATCGGCGAATCGGACGAAGTGCTGATCCGCAAGTTCGCGGCGGCGCAGGCCCAGGGCTTGACCCCGGTGCTGTGCGTAGGGGAAACCCTGGAGCAGCGTCAGGCGGAGCAGACGCTGGAAGTGGTCGGGCGTCAGCTCGGCAGCGTCATCGAAGCACTGGGTATCGAAGTTTTCGCCCGTGCGGTCATCGCTTATGAGCCTGTCTGGGCCATCGGCACCGGCCTCACGGCAACGCCACAGCAGGCTCAGGATGTGCACGCAGCCATCCGTGCCCAGCTGGCGGCAGAGAATGCCGAAGTCGCGCAAGGTGCGCGGCTTCTCTACGGCGGCAGCGTCAAGGCGGCCAATGCGGTCGAACTGTTCGGCATGCCGGATATCGATGGGGGGCTGATTGGTGGTGCCTCCCTGAATGCAGATGAGTTCGGCGCGATCATTCGTGCCGCGGGAAACTGA
- the secG gene encoding preprotein translocase subunit SecG has protein sequence MLETVVVVLHLLGALGVVALVLLQQGKGADAGASFGAGASNTVFGSQGSSTFLSKFTAILAASFFITSLGLGYFAKEKAHALTQVGLPSPAAIEAPKQKPAADDVPVLQEQKTDVKNTDVPAQEQK, from the coding sequence ATGCTGGAAACAGTCGTAGTCGTTCTTCATCTGTTGGGTGCTCTGGGCGTTGTTGCCCTGGTATTGCTGCAACAGGGTAAAGGTGCGGACGCTGGCGCGTCATTCGGGGCAGGTGCATCAAATACTGTCTTCGGAAGCCAAGGTTCCTCTACCTTTCTGAGTAAGTTTACTGCTATACTTGCCGCCAGTTTCTTCATAACCAGCCTAGGCTTAGGTTACTTTGCTAAAGAGAAAGCTCACGCGCTGACTCAAGTAGGTCTCCCAAGCCCGGCAGCGATTGAAGCGCCAAAGCAAAAGCCGGCAGCAGATGATGTTCCGGTGCTTCAAGAGCAAAAGACCGACGTGAAAAACACCGACGTCCCCGCTCAAGAGCAAAAGTAA
- the rimP gene encoding ribosome maturation factor RimP gives MSSKLEQLQALLAPVVVALGYECWGIEFSAQGRHSLLRIYIDKEGGVLVEDCEIVSRQVSGILDVEDPISVEYTLEVSSPGMDRPLFTLEQFASHAGDQVKIRLRTPYEGRRNFQGLLRGVEEQDVVVQVDDHEFLLPIDSIDKANIIPSFD, from the coding sequence GTGTCGAGCAAGCTAGAACAGTTGCAGGCCTTGTTGGCCCCGGTGGTCGTGGCCCTTGGCTATGAATGCTGGGGTATCGAGTTTTCGGCTCAGGGTCGCCACTCACTGTTGCGTATTTATATCGATAAGGAAGGCGGTGTACTGGTGGAGGACTGCGAAATCGTCAGCCGCCAGGTCAGCGGGATCCTCGATGTCGAAGATCCGATCAGCGTTGAATACACCCTTGAGGTTTCTTCTCCAGGCATGGATCGCCCGCTGTTCACCCTTGAACAGTTCGCTTCGCATGCCGGCGATCAAGTGAAGATAAGGTTGCGCACACCCTATGAGGGGCGACGCAACTTTCAGGGCCTTCTCCGCGGGGTGGAGGAGCAGGACGTCGTGGTGCAGGTAGACGACCATGAGTTTTTGCTGCCGATCGATTCGATCGACAAGGCCAACATTATTCCCAGTTTTGACTGA
- the nusA gene encoding transcription termination factor NusA — translation MSKEVLLVVESVSNEKGVPAGVIFEALEIALATATKKRFEDEVDLRVEINRHTGAYETFRRWTVVEEADLDDPAIETWPSKVVETHPEAKVGDVVEEKIESIEFGRIAAQTAKQVIVQKVREAERAQVVDAYRERLGEIIAGTVKKVTRDNVIVDLGNNAEALLAREDIISRETFRVGVRLRALLKEIRTENRGPQLILSRTAPEMLIELFRIEVPEIAEGLIEVMAASRDPGSRAKIAVRSKDKRIDPQGACIGMRGSRVQAVSGELGGERVDIVLWDDNPAQFVINAMSPAEVAAIIVDEDAHAMDIAVGADNLAQAIGRGGQNVRLASQLTGWTLNVMTESDIQAKQQAETGDILRNFIDELEIDEDLAQVLVDEGFTSLEEIAYVPLEEMLNIDGFDEEIVNELRARAKDRLLTHAIATEEKLADAHPAEDLLSLEGMDKDLAMELAVRGVITREDLAEQSIDDLLDIDGIDDDRAGKLIMAARAHWFE, via the coding sequence ATGAGCAAAGAAGTACTGCTGGTTGTTGAGTCGGTATCCAACGAAAAGGGTGTACCGGCTGGCGTAATATTCGAGGCGCTGGAAATTGCGCTGGCAACCGCGACCAAGAAGCGGTTCGAAGATGAAGTGGACCTGCGTGTGGAAATCAACCGCCACACCGGTGCCTATGAAACGTTCCGTCGCTGGACCGTTGTAGAAGAAGCCGACCTTGACGATCCGGCCATCGAAACCTGGCCAAGCAAGGTTGTCGAGACTCACCCTGAAGCCAAGGTGGGTGATGTCGTCGAAGAAAAGATCGAGTCCATCGAATTCGGCCGTATCGCTGCGCAAACCGCCAAGCAGGTGATCGTCCAGAAGGTTCGTGAAGCCGAGCGCGCCCAGGTGGTCGACGCTTACCGCGAACGTCTGGGCGAAATCATCGCCGGCACGGTCAAGAAAGTCACCCGCGACAACGTCATCGTTGACCTGGGTAACAACGCCGAGGCCTTGCTGGCTCGCGAAGACATCATCAGCCGCGAGACCTTCCGTGTCGGTGTGCGCCTGCGCGCCCTGCTCAAGGAAATCCGCACTGAAAACCGCGGCCCGCAGCTGATCCTGTCGCGTACCGCACCCGAGATGCTGATCGAGCTGTTCCGCATCGAAGTGCCGGAGATCGCCGAAGGGCTGATCGAAGTGATGGCCGCCTCCCGTGACCCGGGTTCGCGCGCCAAGATCGCCGTTCGCTCCAAGGACAAGCGCATCGACCCGCAAGGCGCCTGCATCGGCATGCGCGGTTCGCGTGTGCAGGCAGTGTCCGGCGAGTTGGGTGGCGAGCGTGTCGACATCGTGCTTTGGGACGATAACCCGGCGCAGTTCGTCATCAACGCCATGTCGCCTGCCGAAGTGGCGGCGATCATCGTCGACGAAGACGCTCACGCGATGGACATCGCGGTCGGCGCCGACAACCTCGCCCAGGCCATCGGTCGTGGCGGGCAGAACGTGCGTCTGGCCAGCCAACTGACCGGCTGGACGTTGAACGTGATGACCGAATCGGACATCCAGGCCAAGCAGCAAGCGGAAACCGGCGACATCCTGCGCAACTTCATCGACGAGCTGGAAATCGACGAAGACCTGGCGCAGGTGCTGGTAGACGAAGGCTTCACCAGCCTGGAAGAGATTGCCTACGTACCGTTGGAAGAAATGCTCAACATCGACGGCTTTGACGAGGAGATCGTCAACGAGCTCCGCGCTCGCGCCAAGGATCGTTTGTTGACTCACGCCATCGCTACTGAGGAAAAGCTGGCAGACGCCCATCCGGCCGAAGACCTGCTCTCGCTTGAGGGTATGGACAAGGATTTGGCGATGGAACTGGCGGTGCGCGGCGTAATTACCCGCGAAGACCTGGCCGAGCAGTCTATTGACGATCTGCTCGACATCGACGGCATTGACGATGATCGTGCCGGCAAGTTGATCATGGCCGCCCGAGCCCATTGGTTCGAGTAA